A genome region from Verrucomicrobiota bacterium includes the following:
- the dprA gene encoding DNA-processing protein DprA produces MNHKEALVALNMIEGVGPIRVRQLLEHFVDGPAVLRAPREKLQRVPGIGPDTAAAIAGWEQNVDLPAELKRIEDFGCHVLTQADEAYPASLKQIYDPPVILYVKGQLLPQDKNSVAIVGTRRGTHYGIETARKLGYQLAYTGVTVVSGGARGVDTAAHQGAINAKGRTIAVLGTGINVVFPPENAELFERIAANGALLTQFPFHRPADKQSFPIRNRIVAGITLGTVVVETGLNGGAMITSNFAIEYGRQVFAVPGRIDSPASKGCHDLIKKGAKLCEGVEDILSEFEYLFPGSNRPPSPAETGVLPALELSDNERKVYDTLSKDESSIDEVIRRSGLPASAVSVALFSLEMKRLVRQLPGKLFVQNV; encoded by the coding sequence ATGAACCATAAGGAAGCCTTAGTGGCGTTGAACATGATCGAGGGCGTTGGCCCCATCCGGGTGCGCCAATTGCTGGAACATTTTGTGGATGGGCCGGCCGTGTTGCGCGCGCCCCGCGAGAAACTCCAGCGGGTGCCGGGTATCGGGCCGGACACCGCCGCCGCCATTGCCGGATGGGAGCAAAACGTGGACCTGCCGGCGGAGCTGAAACGCATTGAGGATTTTGGCTGTCACGTTCTCACGCAGGCCGATGAGGCGTATCCCGCGTCCCTGAAGCAGATTTATGATCCGCCCGTGATATTGTATGTCAAAGGCCAGTTGTTGCCGCAGGATAAAAATTCCGTGGCCATCGTCGGCACCCGGCGCGGCACCCATTATGGCATCGAAACCGCCCGCAAGCTGGGCTATCAACTGGCTTACACGGGGGTGACCGTGGTGAGCGGTGGTGCGCGGGGTGTGGATACGGCGGCACACCAGGGCGCAATCAACGCCAAGGGTCGGACCATTGCCGTGTTGGGCACCGGCATCAACGTGGTATTCCCTCCCGAAAACGCCGAGTTATTCGAGCGCATTGCCGCCAATGGGGCGCTGCTTACCCAGTTCCCGTTCCATCGCCCGGCCGACAAGCAATCATTCCCCATTCGCAATCGCATTGTGGCCGGGATCACCTTGGGCACGGTGGTCGTTGAAACCGGGCTGAATGGCGGGGCCATGATCACCTCCAATTTTGCCATCGAATATGGCCGGCAGGTGTTTGCGGTGCCCGGGCGCATTGATTCCCCTGCGAGCAAAGGCTGCCATGATCTGATTAAGAAGGGTGCGAAACTTTGCGAGGGCGTCGAGGATATTCTCAGCGAATTTGAATACCTGTTTCCGGGCAGTAACCGGCCCCCATCCCCGGCGGAGACCGGGGTGTTGCCGGCGCTCGAACTTTCAGATAATGAGCGAAAAGTGTATGACACGCTCAGCAAGGACGAGAGTTCGATTGACGAGGTCATCCGCCGCAGTGGGCTGCCAGCCTCGGCGGTGAGCGTCGCGTTATTCAGCCTGGAGATGAAACGCCTGGTGAGGCAGTTGCCCGGGAAACTGTTTGTTCAAAACGTGTAG
- a CDS encoding DUF5684 domain-containing protein: MKAIIGLMFVAFVLAIAIVIIAGFWKVFTKAGKPGWAVLVPIYNVIVLVEIAGKPLWWFILFFIPFINLVAVILVGLAVAKQFGKSEAFGIGLALLGGIFYPILGFSDATYQDNPPPVA, translated from the coding sequence ATGAAAGCAATAATTGGTTTGATGTTTGTCGCCTTTGTATTGGCCATTGCCATCGTGATCATTGCGGGATTCTGGAAAGTGTTCACCAAGGCCGGCAAACCGGGTTGGGCGGTGCTGGTGCCCATCTATAACGTGATCGTCCTGGTGGAAATTGCTGGCAAGCCGCTCTGGTGGTTCATTCTGTTCTTCATCCCGTTTATTAACCTGGTAGCGGTAATTTTGGTGGGCCTCGCGGTCGCCAAGCAGTTCGGCAAGAGCGAGGCTTTTGGCATTGGGTTAGCCCTATTAGGCGGCATTTTTTATCCAATCCTCGGCTTCAGTGACGCGACTTATCAAGACAACCCTCCGCCGGTCGCTTAA